In Desulfopila inferna, a single genomic region encodes these proteins:
- the rfbA gene encoding glucose-1-phosphate thymidylyltransferase RfbA — protein sequence MKGIILAGGSGTRLYPLTKVVSKQLIPVYDKPMIYYPLSVLMLAGIREILIISTPADLPRFEELFGDGSQFGLSLSYEVQPEPKGLAQAFIIGKKFIGNDTVALILGDNIFFGPGFSRIVRNCAGLKEGGIIFGYLVKDPERYGVVEFDKDHNVIGIEEKPQFPKSRFAVPGLYFYDNEVVSIAEQIKPSARDELEITDVNMEYLRRGKLKVEPLGRGFCWLDTGTHESLQHASNYVQVVQDRQGLKIACIEEIAMELGYISIDEITYLASDMLKNQYGKYIVDIIAEKKGSSPYRNNHN from the coding sequence ATGAAAGGAATCATACTTGCCGGGGGATCAGGCACGCGGCTCTACCCACTCACCAAGGTTGTCTCCAAGCAGCTTATCCCTGTCTATGACAAACCGATGATTTACTATCCCCTGTCGGTATTGATGCTCGCAGGTATTCGGGAAATCCTTATCATTTCCACCCCTGCCGATTTGCCCCGCTTTGAGGAGCTTTTTGGCGATGGCTCTCAATTTGGTCTGTCCCTGAGCTATGAGGTTCAGCCCGAACCCAAGGGACTGGCCCAGGCCTTTATCATCGGTAAAAAGTTTATCGGCAATGATACGGTGGCGCTCATCCTCGGCGATAATATCTTTTTCGGTCCGGGCTTCTCCCGGATCGTCAGAAATTGCGCCGGCCTCAAAGAGGGCGGCATCATTTTCGGTTATCTGGTTAAGGATCCGGAGCGTTATGGTGTAGTTGAATTTGATAAAGATCATAATGTCATCGGCATTGAAGAAAAACCGCAATTCCCAAAATCAAGATTTGCGGTCCCAGGCCTCTATTTTTACGATAACGAAGTAGTGTCCATTGCAGAGCAGATCAAACCCTCCGCCAGAGATGAGCTTGAAATAACCGATGTCAACATGGAATATCTGCGCCGCGGAAAACTCAAGGTAGAACCTCTCGGCCGCGGCTTCTGCTGGCTCGATACCGGAACCCACGAATCGCTGCAGCATGCCTCAAACTACGTCCAGGTGGTCCAGGACAGGCAGGGACTGAAAATTGCCTGTATCGAGGAGATTGCCATGGAGCTGGGGTATATCTCCATTGATGAAATCACCTATCTGGCCTCCGATATGCTGAAGAACCAGTACGGCAAATATATCGTCGACATCATCGCTGAAAAAAAGGGTTCCAGCCCTTACCGCAACAACCACAACTAA